The Ascaphus truei isolate aAscTru1 chromosome 11, aAscTru1.hap1, whole genome shotgun sequence genome includes a window with the following:
- the BAIAP2L1 gene encoding BAR/IMD domain-containing adapter protein 2-like 1 isoform X3, whose product MHKLCKCLVLQDISNVHKKLNDSLEENFKKFHKEIVSELEKKTDQDIKYMNATLKRYQTEHRIKLDSLEKSQSDLKKLRRKSQGGRNATKYDMKETECMETINSRQSDIHKFIADGCKEALLEEKRRFCFLVDKHCNFSHFLNYYHVQSADLLTSKLPKWQETCSDSTRVPDTVINIIQELRTPGTPEPSPMMDKKALFGTEYGTVSGSVLKMPPAPISRAQTSPLVDLFNNPSAAPKMSYEKLKTSPAGNPDEANLPRSMSVSTGLNLMKKQKVKTIFPHTGNNKTLLSFSQGDLLTLLIPEERDGWLYGEHDTTKLKGWFPSSYTRPVDETGKEPVQLASVSPNPATVRSISTVNLTETGRVVLPEPDYLEPSTSISTDRGQTFFSSSLAKDSASVAANSSPKPTANGFMKHPFLSGENPFVTVKLRPTLTNDRSAPIIR is encoded by the exons GTCTTGTGCTTCAGGACATCTCTAATGTTCACAAAAAACTAAATGACAGCCTGGAAGAAAAT TTTAAAAAGTTCCATAAAGAGATTGTTTCTGAATTGGAAAAGAAGACAGATCAAGATATAAAATACATGAAT GCGACTCTGAAGAGGTACCAGACAGAGCACAGAATTAAACTGGATTCCTTGGAGAAATCTCAGTCCGACTTAAAGAAACTCAGGAGAAAAAGCCAAGGAGGAAGAAATGCTACAAAATATGATATGAAGGAAACAGAG TGTATGGAGACGATCAATTCTCGGCAGAGCGATATACACAAATTTATAGCCGACGGCTGTAAGGAAGCTCTGCTTGAAGAAAAAAGGCGTTTTTGTTTCTTGGTGGACAAGCATTGTAACTTCTCCCACTTTCTAAACTACTACCATGTACAG TCTGCGGATTTACTCACCTCTAAATTACCAAAATGGCAGGAAACATGCAGTGATTCCACACGGGTTCCAGACACGGTCATAAATATAATACAAGAACTGAGAACGCCAGGGACTCCGGAGCCTTCTCCTATGATGGACAAAAAAGCATTG TTTGGTACAGAATATGGTACAGTTTCTGGGAGTGTACTGAAGATGCCTCCAGCACCCATAAGTAGGGCACAAACAAGCCCTCTTGTTGACCTGTTTAACAACCCATCAGCTGCTCCAAAGATGTCATATGAAAAACTGAAAACATCGCCAG CAGGTAATCCAGATGAAGCCAATTTGCCACGATCCATGTCTGTTTCAACAGGATTAAACCTAATGAAAAAGCAAAAAGTCAAAACAATCTTTCCACACACCGGAAATAACAAGACATTGCTTAGCTTTTCTCAAGGAGATCTCCTCACTCTTCTTATACCTGAGGAAAGAGATGGCTGGCTGTACGGGGAGCATGACACTACGAAACT AAAAGGTTGGTTCCCATCATCCTATACCAGACCAGTGGACGAGACCGGAAAAGAGCCAGTTCAGTTGGCAAG TGTCTCTCCAAATCCTGCTACAGTTAGGAGTATCAGTACAGTTAACTTAACTGAAACAGGTCGAGTTGTCCTCCCAGAACCGGACTATCTTGAACCATCAACTAGCATCTCCACGGACAGAGGACAGACTTTCTTCAGCTCCTCCCTTGCCAAAGACTCTGCCAGTGTGGCAGCTAATAGTTCTCCT AAACCTACAGCAAATGGGTTTATGAAACATCCATTTCTCAG TGGAGAAAATCCTTTTGTCACTGTGAAACTCCGACCAACCTTAACCAATGATAGATCGGCGCCAATTATTCGATGA